The Enteractinococcus fodinae genome has a segment encoding these proteins:
- a CDS encoding M20 metallopeptidase family protein: MPFQTETSPLLETDHLLPDLVALRRSLHSTPEVGLHLPETQRTILAALEGLPLEISLGKGLSSIVAVLRGDYGGPTVLLRGDMDALPVQENTGLAYAATNGNMHACGHDLHTAGLVGAAKLLSGLKSELHGSVIFMFQPGEEGYGGAKKMIEEGVLEATGERPIAAYGLHVAPGPRGTFMYRSGPALAGASELNIKVHGKGGHGSRPESAIDPVPALVKIAGSLQEMLASKFPTFDPVVLTVTQLKAGEAINVIPATAELGATVRTLSFEANERLRIHTKALAEGIAASFGCTAEIEWHVSYPVTVNHPDETAEAATSLKKHFGHERVVESAEPAMGSEDFSEVLQRVPGTFFFLGTSPPEVDFEKAAWNHSPEVLFDDAVLGDQAAALALLAMRKLTPSG, encoded by the coding sequence GTGCCTTTTCAAACAGAAACTAGCCCACTCTTGGAAACCGACCATCTATTACCGGACCTTGTGGCTCTTCGCCGCTCTCTACATTCCACACCGGAAGTTGGTTTGCATCTTCCTGAAACGCAAAGGACAATCCTCGCTGCCTTGGAAGGACTACCGCTTGAAATCAGCTTGGGCAAAGGCCTCTCCTCAATTGTTGCAGTGTTACGAGGTGACTACGGCGGACCAACGGTCTTACTCCGTGGAGATATGGATGCTTTGCCGGTGCAGGAGAATACCGGTTTGGCCTATGCGGCTACTAACGGAAACATGCATGCGTGTGGCCATGACCTGCACACGGCTGGACTTGTAGGTGCGGCGAAGTTGTTGTCAGGACTGAAGTCGGAACTGCACGGCTCTGTGATATTCATGTTCCAGCCCGGCGAGGAAGGGTACGGTGGAGCCAAAAAAATGATCGAGGAAGGAGTGCTTGAAGCTACCGGAGAGCGCCCTATCGCCGCTTACGGCCTTCACGTGGCTCCTGGTCCTAGAGGGACGTTCATGTATCGTAGCGGTCCAGCCTTAGCCGGGGCTAGCGAGTTAAATATCAAGGTTCATGGAAAAGGAGGACACGGGTCTAGACCAGAAAGCGCTATTGATCCAGTTCCAGCCCTGGTCAAGATAGCTGGCTCTCTTCAAGAGATGCTTGCGAGCAAATTCCCCACCTTCGATCCAGTGGTGCTTACAGTGACACAGCTCAAAGCGGGTGAAGCAATCAACGTAATTCCAGCGACCGCAGAGCTCGGGGCTACAGTTCGAACGCTCTCATTTGAGGCAAATGAACGGTTGCGAATCCATACAAAAGCACTCGCCGAGGGAATAGCGGCATCCTTTGGTTGTACTGCAGAAATCGAATGGCACGTCTCGTATCCCGTAACTGTCAATCATCCGGATGAAACTGCCGAAGCTGCTACAAGTCTAAAAAAGCATTTCGGACATGAGCGGGTGGTGGAATCGGCTGAGCCTGCGATGGGTTCAGAAGATTTCTCTGAAGTTCTCCAGCGGGTGCCTGGTACTTTCTTCTTTTTAGGAACCAGCCCACCTGAAGTAGACTTCGAGAAAGCTGCGTGGAACCATTCGCCAGAAGTTCTCTTTGACGATGCGGTGCTCGGCGATCAAGCGGCAGCTTTGGCATTACTTGCGATGCGGAAATTGACACCAAGCGGTTAG
- a CDS encoding UvrD-helicase domain-containing protein, giving the protein MTLDLTKYTIIKASAGSGKTYRLTQELANRLANGESSAQLHPSQIIATTFTRKAAQELKHRIREYLVDENQLSQAAALPAALIGTVNSVTGRILQDFAVDIGLSPDLTVLTETAERRAFAIAADDIIAAAEQEHRGLLARTGYNLTEADWTSFHDLRRNWSDTIRNVVNLARTNDIDPSEFADFAEQSVQEIHTLIGAEEETDQRTQVLAGLRQVIQQIQQDLDSGVIKGRSVSPNERAISAAVRFVDTIELDGIDGVSWKAWFDATAGKFPGLRTPAAFKKALAALLDPEALATDTQFQRDMTELVRLVFTTAAQCMAAYREYKDELGLIDFIDQEHLTLKLLRTNQMVRETITERYRILAVDEFQDTSPLQLALFTELGGLVEEVIWVGDPKQSIYRFRGADPDLMQAAITAIEDGGGTTDTLSYSWRTHEVPLDVTNRIFSQLFAGIDPATCRNPEVWLDVAPPRARAHVGGEVQLWVDADTEKPNNAQWYQRIVHGLIDQENAEAKPGSRAILTRTNSQAAELQRLLTAHGIPVTGGGAPLLDTREGAAVRAGIAFLLDPNDTQALVELIILLNEHEAHETWLQQLTALETRAQRREQLAEWGKDPALTPLREVRELIADSKPVELTAAVIDALDLRTKVAAWGRAREGTAALNGLLRAAALFTDEADAPIAADFLEYLEVSPDAVTQAAQDTNAVFVGTVHQSKGLEWDAVVVALPDGSEKFRPAGQWVHVTQDISMDAPLAGRQLRFWPETLLHSDTLKQRIVEDPSQVQRSQAEQLEEQQLFYVAMTRSVHTTVLAPKTEVQKLQAFASGTVDLQLTEEPTEQVAHLTISSSPVHEGQQMTIQDTVSFDLKHISSEEDALDLVAEQRPPVADPPAARILAGRNQAPATDQIVPATFKASHRLPDATLVAETRVEKIADLGPALVPRGGMDWDRVGDCVHAYLAVPYRSLDDAGKHRIAARLIQRWAVADVLSPELVIEAGDRWAEWHDQRYLDATVHTEVPFTWTNPEHQRTQGWLDQLTELSSGDYVVVDHKSYPGEQPEQEILASYTGQLQVYREALRSITGAFPTEVLVHLPLRGEVYAVHLPMLASPTPSVQALRSGSFS; this is encoded by the coding sequence ATGACCTTGGACCTGACCAAGTACACGATCATCAAAGCCTCGGCGGGATCCGGGAAAACCTATCGACTGACCCAAGAACTCGCCAACCGGCTTGCCAATGGCGAGAGCTCAGCACAACTGCACCCGTCGCAGATCATTGCCACCACCTTCACCCGCAAAGCCGCCCAAGAACTCAAACATCGCATCCGGGAATACCTCGTCGACGAGAATCAGCTGTCCCAGGCCGCAGCGCTGCCAGCGGCACTGATTGGGACCGTGAACTCCGTGACGGGACGCATTCTCCAAGACTTTGCGGTCGATATCGGTCTGTCACCAGACCTCACCGTGTTGACAGAAACCGCTGAGCGGCGCGCGTTTGCCATCGCCGCTGATGACATCATCGCTGCGGCGGAACAAGAACATCGCGGGTTATTGGCTCGTACCGGATACAACCTGACCGAAGCGGACTGGACCTCGTTCCACGACTTGCGACGCAACTGGAGTGACACGATCCGCAACGTGGTCAACTTGGCGCGCACCAATGATATCGACCCTTCGGAGTTCGCCGACTTTGCTGAGCAGAGTGTGCAAGAGATTCACACTTTGATCGGCGCGGAAGAGGAAACCGACCAACGCACTCAAGTGCTTGCAGGTCTCCGCCAGGTCATCCAACAGATACAACAAGACCTGGATAGCGGTGTGATCAAGGGTCGTTCGGTGAGCCCCAATGAACGAGCGATTTCGGCTGCAGTGCGTTTCGTCGACACCATCGAGCTCGACGGCATAGACGGTGTCTCGTGGAAAGCATGGTTCGACGCGACCGCAGGGAAATTCCCTGGTCTCCGAACTCCGGCGGCATTCAAGAAAGCTTTAGCGGCACTCTTGGATCCCGAGGCGCTTGCGACTGACACGCAATTTCAACGTGACATGACCGAGCTTGTGCGGCTGGTCTTCACCACGGCCGCACAGTGCATGGCAGCATACCGTGAATACAAAGATGAGCTCGGCCTGATCGACTTCATCGACCAAGAACACCTCACCCTCAAGCTCCTGCGCACCAACCAGATGGTCCGCGAGACGATCACCGAGCGCTATCGCATCCTGGCCGTCGACGAATTTCAAGACACCAGCCCACTGCAATTAGCACTGTTTACTGAGCTCGGTGGGCTCGTGGAAGAAGTCATCTGGGTCGGCGACCCAAAGCAGTCAATTTATCGTTTCCGCGGTGCTGACCCCGACCTGATGCAAGCGGCCATCACCGCCATTGAAGACGGTGGCGGTACCACCGATACGCTGAGCTATTCTTGGCGTACCCACGAAGTGCCACTCGACGTCACCAACCGGATCTTCTCCCAGCTATTTGCCGGGATAGACCCCGCGACCTGTCGGAACCCAGAAGTCTGGTTGGATGTCGCCCCACCCCGGGCGAGAGCCCATGTGGGTGGAGAAGTGCAGTTGTGGGTCGATGCAGATACGGAAAAACCCAACAATGCCCAGTGGTATCAGCGCATTGTGCACGGCTTGATTGACCAGGAAAACGCGGAGGCGAAGCCTGGCAGCCGGGCGATTCTGACTCGAACCAATAGCCAGGCCGCAGAGCTTCAACGCCTGCTGACCGCCCACGGCATTCCGGTGACCGGTGGCGGCGCACCGCTCTTGGATACTCGGGAGGGCGCTGCGGTCCGAGCAGGCATTGCGTTTTTGCTCGATCCAAACGATACCCAAGCGTTGGTCGAGCTCATCATATTGCTGAACGAGCACGAGGCCCACGAGACCTGGCTCCAACAGCTGACAGCGCTGGAGACTCGAGCCCAGCGGCGTGAGCAGCTCGCCGAGTGGGGCAAGGATCCCGCGCTGACCCCGCTTCGCGAAGTTCGTGAACTCATCGCAGACTCGAAGCCTGTGGAACTCACCGCCGCAGTCATCGATGCGCTGGACCTTCGCACGAAAGTTGCAGCGTGGGGTCGGGCTCGCGAAGGCACCGCAGCGCTCAACGGTCTCCTGAGGGCGGCAGCGCTGTTCACGGATGAAGCTGATGCTCCCATCGCCGCGGACTTTCTCGAGTACCTCGAGGTTTCTCCGGATGCCGTCACGCAGGCAGCCCAAGATACCAATGCGGTGTTTGTCGGGACAGTTCACCAGTCCAAGGGGCTTGAATGGGACGCTGTTGTTGTGGCACTACCAGATGGTTCCGAGAAGTTTCGGCCCGCAGGACAGTGGGTGCACGTCACCCAAGATATCTCGATGGACGCTCCGCTGGCGGGCCGCCAACTGCGGTTCTGGCCAGAGACGCTGCTCCACTCGGACACCCTCAAGCAGCGCATCGTCGAAGACCCCTCACAGGTGCAGCGCTCACAGGCCGAACAACTAGAAGAACAACAACTGTTCTATGTGGCGATGACCCGCTCGGTGCACACCACCGTGTTGGCCCCGAAAACCGAAGTGCAAAAGCTCCAGGCCTTCGCTTCAGGCACGGTCGACTTGCAACTCACCGAAGAGCCGACGGAGCAGGTTGCTCATCTGACGATCAGCTCCTCACCAGTGCACGAGGGTCAGCAGATGACCATCCAAGACACCGTCAGTTTCGACCTCAAGCACATCTCTTCTGAAGAAGATGCATTGGATCTGGTGGCCGAACAGCGGCCTCCGGTGGCTGATCCACCCGCCGCACGTATTCTTGCTGGCCGCAACCAAGCCCCAGCTACTGACCAGATCGTACCGGCCACATTCAAAGCCAGTCATCGTCTTCCTGATGCCACCCTGGTGGCTGAGACACGGGTCGAGAAGATTGCAGACCTTGGCCCTGCTCTCGTGCCACGTGGCGGCATGGACTGGGACCGGGTCGGAGACTGCGTTCACGCGTATCTTGCGGTGCCGTACCGGAGCCTGGACGATGCCGGCAAGCACCGGATCGCCGCCAGGCTCATCCAACGATGGGCCGTTGCTGATGTGTTGTCTCCAGAACTGGTCATCGAAGCAGGGGACCGGTGGGCTGAGTGGCACGACCAACGCTATCTCGATGCGACCGTGCACACAGAAGTACCGTTCACTTGGACGAACCCTGAGCACCAGCGTACCCAGGGCTGGCTCGACCAACTGACTGAACTGTCTTCGGGTGACTACGTCGTCGTTGATCACAAGAGTTATCCCGGCGAGCAACCGGAACAAGAAATTCTTGCGTCATATACTGGCCAACTGCAGGTTTACCGGGAAGCCTTGCGTAGTATTACCGGTGCATTCCCGACAGAGGTGCTCGTGCATCTGCCCCTCCGCGGCGAAGTCTATGCCGTCCACCTTCCGATGCTCGCGTCGCCAACGCCCTCCGTCCAAGCTCTCAGAAGCGGGAGCTTTTCGTAA
- a CDS encoding SDR family NAD(P)-dependent oxidoreductase: MQTKVEGRLAGKVVFVSGAASGMGAAHAKHLVSEGASVVIADIDEEGGRDLANIIDKDETMFFRLDVSDYDNWLEAIDKTVERFGRLDALVNNAGMGTTGSVEVETIDGWHETLGVNLHGSFYGMKAAVPQLKQSEAASIINISSIAGFSGFKDLVAYSTAKSALQGLTKSSALDLAQHGIRVNLVHPGSIETPLTADLQRGLGQIPLGRVGQPREVSSLIVYLVSKESSFVTGASFVIDGGETAGNNLRGSNAITRTDE, translated from the coding sequence ATGCAGACAAAGGTAGAGGGCAGGTTGGCCGGTAAGGTTGTGTTCGTTTCCGGTGCAGCGTCAGGAATGGGCGCAGCTCACGCAAAGCATCTTGTTAGCGAAGGCGCATCTGTCGTCATTGCAGACATTGACGAAGAAGGCGGACGTGACCTAGCCAACATTATTGATAAAGACGAGACGATGTTTTTCCGGCTCGATGTGAGTGATTATGACAATTGGCTGGAAGCAATAGACAAGACCGTGGAGCGTTTCGGGCGTCTCGATGCACTTGTCAACAATGCTGGGATGGGAACGACGGGCTCAGTCGAAGTAGAGACTATCGATGGGTGGCACGAAACACTCGGAGTAAATTTACATGGATCGTTTTATGGGATGAAAGCAGCCGTGCCCCAACTGAAACAATCTGAAGCGGCATCGATCATAAATATTTCCTCAATTGCAGGTTTCTCGGGCTTCAAGGATTTAGTAGCCTATAGCACCGCTAAGTCAGCGCTGCAAGGTCTTACTAAAAGTTCCGCATTAGATCTCGCGCAGCATGGGATACGAGTGAACCTTGTACATCCGGGCAGCATCGAAACCCCTCTAACTGCAGATCTGCAGCGAGGACTTGGTCAGATTCCTCTGGGTCGAGTAGGGCAACCGAGAGAAGTGTCTTCGTTGATCGTTTATCTAGTTTCGAAAGAGTCGAGCTTCGTCACCGGAGCT
- a CDS encoding DUF1648 domain-containing protein, translating into MEDTSAHEPAHTYVEAIRRGVPFRDEEGVLHYPTKRSRPQPTFTLDTFHRFLLISSVVVAIGYTIWMIFRIPSMPDQLPMHFAADGSVNRYGSPWELLIPAALLLATILGCALLTRYPRIFNYGTGKTTENNIQTHYKNGVQLMVWMTFSATVLLIISLGGIAGDWAMTPAIWIGLGLFVIPILFFTLRMPKH; encoded by the coding sequence GTGGAAGATACTTCAGCACACGAACCGGCTCATACCTACGTTGAAGCGATCCGGCGTGGGGTACCTTTTCGGGATGAAGAAGGGGTGTTGCACTATCCCACCAAGCGGAGCCGGCCGCAGCCCACCTTCACTCTTGATACTTTCCACCGGTTCCTATTGATCAGCAGCGTGGTGGTGGCTATCGGTTATACCATCTGGATGATATTTCGCATCCCATCGATGCCAGACCAGCTTCCGATGCACTTTGCTGCAGATGGTTCTGTGAACCGTTATGGCTCCCCTTGGGAGTTACTCATTCCTGCAGCGTTATTGCTGGCCACAATCCTTGGTTGTGCGCTCCTTACCCGGTATCCCCGCATCTTCAACTACGGCACTGGGAAGACCACCGAGAACAATATTCAAACGCACTATAAAAACGGCGTGCAGCTCATGGTGTGGATGACTTTCAGTGCCACCGTGCTGCTGATTATTTCGTTAGGCGGCATCGCTGGTGACTGGGCAATGACTCCAGCTATCTGGATTGGATTAGGACTTTTCGTCATCCCAATCCTCTTTTTCACCCTACGAATGCCCAAACACTAG
- a CDS encoding ABC transporter substrate-binding protein has product MSTDTIRTTMDGDPNSFNPLEAQGVSAFIVDAFLYGTLVSRDPSGGLVGDLASDWEATPEKGVFTIREGATCSDGTEITPTVVADSLEAFISESRNKHIVFGPSDPELTVDDEAGTVTIELETPWADMPYGLTLPETGIICPAGLEDQEALAAGEADGAYSGPYTLDNYQPGVTVDFALREEYEWPEYETPLEGVPAATIKYAINGDYNSIANGLLTGTLDIANITGEPMERFDGNDDFNTERYPAAVQFIMFNEREGTPFAEEENRRAVAQALDREAFNQAATNGNGELLASFVPEEVQCALTDDTLLLPQDVDSSQSVLQDSEVIRQIGTQAVGPNGAGNSYVDQALRELGAEVELRNVDNTTWATELDSKPESWDMTVMALLNLSRTMYGGLSPFTGAAPEDGGRNSTGSEKNEVLERFSQAQAEPDEEKRCEIYQEIQQSLIDSAHLVPLSTLVAQATTADGFSVQVVDGTVQSKTMRITK; this is encoded by the coding sequence ATGTCTACGGACACGATTCGCACCACAATGGACGGTGATCCGAACAGCTTTAACCCCCTCGAGGCTCAGGGTGTCAGTGCATTCATAGTGGATGCGTTTCTCTATGGGACTCTTGTCTCACGAGATCCTTCAGGAGGGCTTGTAGGGGATCTGGCTAGTGATTGGGAAGCGACTCCTGAAAAGGGCGTGTTCACCATTCGTGAGGGAGCTACTTGTTCTGATGGCACAGAGATTACGCCCACAGTCGTCGCCGATTCGCTCGAGGCGTTTATCAGCGAATCTCGAAATAAGCACATTGTTTTTGGTCCCTCAGATCCGGAACTCACAGTCGACGATGAGGCTGGAACTGTGACGATAGAATTAGAAACTCCCTGGGCAGACATGCCTTACGGGCTTACCCTGCCGGAAACGGGAATCATCTGTCCAGCGGGACTGGAAGATCAGGAAGCGCTGGCAGCAGGTGAAGCCGACGGAGCTTATTCTGGACCTTATACCTTAGACAATTATCAACCTGGCGTCACAGTTGACTTCGCACTGCGTGAGGAATATGAATGGCCCGAGTATGAGACACCGTTGGAGGGCGTACCGGCCGCGACAATCAAGTACGCGATCAACGGCGACTACAACAGCATTGCCAATGGCCTACTCACGGGCACCCTAGACATTGCCAACATTACTGGTGAGCCGATGGAACGGTTCGACGGTAACGATGATTTTAATACAGAGCGGTATCCCGCAGCTGTCCAGTTCATAATGTTCAACGAGCGCGAAGGGACCCCCTTTGCTGAAGAGGAGAACCGCAGGGCAGTGGCTCAGGCCTTAGACAGAGAAGCGTTCAATCAGGCAGCGACGAACGGTAACGGCGAGTTATTAGCAAGTTTCGTGCCAGAAGAAGTCCAGTGCGCACTCACAGACGACACTCTTCTTCTTCCCCAGGATGTCGACTCATCGCAGTCCGTTCTGCAAGACAGTGAGGTCATTCGACAAATCGGCACCCAAGCTGTAGGTCCCAACGGTGCCGGCAACTCTTATGTGGATCAAGCCCTCCGTGAGCTCGGAGCGGAAGTGGAGCTTCGGAATGTGGATAATACCACCTGGGCTACTGAGCTCGACTCTAAGCCTGAATCGTGGGACATGACAGTGATGGCGTTGTTGAATCTATCGCGCACGATGTACGGGGGATTATCTCCATTTACCGGCGCTGCTCCTGAAGATGGCGGACGCAATAGTACTGGCAGTGAAAAAAACGAGGTCCTAGAACGGTTCAGTCAAGCTCAAGCAGAGCCAGACGAAGAAAAACGCTGCGAGATTTATCAAGAAATTCAGCAGAGCCTCATCGATTCTGCACACCTTGTTCCACTGAGTACCCTGGTTGCCCAAGCAACTACTGCTGACGGTTTCAGTGTGCAGGTAGTTGACGGAACAGTCCAGTCAAAAACGATGCGTATCACGAAGTAG
- a CDS encoding restriction endonuclease, translating to MLDGTLDQTDNRKALQSMSVPSWEDFNVWVLRVLNEGETLSIRELRREVPVRMKLTEEQLSATVSSGQSMVANRIGWAASYLTRVDALERPQRAHYRITGIGRQLLVEHPDRVTEHHLRMLAKPDDKWWITVPKHEDGAQKSDEVEQVDTKLDPIAQVEQGITRIHEDIGYQLLSRLQEREWGFFEEAVVDLLLKMGYGGVHGRGQVTRFTRDGGIDGVIDQDALGLNKVYIQAKRYGANTAVQRPEVQSFAGALRGKADGGVFITTGRFTSGALEYVNNSPDRIILVDGQQLVSLMIQYRVGVEVKQTYSVVEIDDDYFT from the coding sequence ATGCTAGACGGCACGCTTGATCAAACAGATAACCGGAAGGCTTTGCAGAGTATGAGCGTCCCATCATGGGAAGATTTTAATGTGTGGGTTCTCAGAGTTCTCAATGAGGGCGAAACACTATCGATTAGAGAACTGCGACGAGAAGTGCCAGTGAGGATGAAGCTGACAGAAGAGCAGCTGAGTGCCACCGTCAGTAGTGGTCAATCTATGGTTGCTAATCGCATTGGTTGGGCCGCTTCATACTTGACTCGAGTTGATGCGCTCGAGCGACCCCAACGAGCTCACTATCGGATCACAGGGATTGGTCGACAGTTACTCGTTGAGCACCCGGACCGTGTCACTGAGCATCATCTTCGAATGCTAGCCAAGCCTGATGATAAATGGTGGATCACTGTGCCCAAGCACGAGGATGGGGCGCAGAAATCCGATGAAGTGGAGCAGGTTGACACCAAGCTTGATCCCATTGCCCAAGTCGAGCAAGGCATAACGCGAATCCATGAGGACATCGGTTATCAACTACTATCTCGACTTCAAGAACGAGAGTGGGGGTTCTTTGAGGAAGCGGTCGTAGATCTGCTGCTGAAAATGGGGTACGGCGGAGTCCACGGACGTGGTCAAGTCACAAGGTTTACCCGTGATGGCGGGATCGATGGCGTTATCGACCAAGACGCTCTCGGACTAAATAAAGTTTATATCCAAGCCAAACGATACGGGGCGAACACTGCGGTGCAACGTCCAGAAGTACAAAGCTTCGCTGGAGCCCTGCGTGGCAAGGCAGACGGTGGAGTGTTTATTACCACGGGTAGGTTTACCTCGGGCGCTCTAGAGTACGTCAATAACAGTCCGGACCGCATCATCCTGGTCGACGGACAGCAACTTGTGTCACTTATGATCCAATACCGCGTAGGTGTCGAAGTGAAGCAAACATATAGCGTGGTCGAGATCGACGACGACTATTTCACATAA
- a CDS encoding short-chain fatty acid transporter translates to MRPLNNLVERFIPSALVFSILLTFIVVILALFLTDTPPTDLMLHWGDGLAGLLDFITQMALILLFGHILANTGPVRRGLAFLGSVPQSELFAYVFVFLVAAIASLITWGLGLIVGALLAREVAYQGAQRGLKLHFPMLVASGFCGFIVWHMGYSASGPLTAATEDSFMAEALGGETIPLSQTVFSGWNMIAAAVTIIVVALALYLIAPRKGDHIIEFTADARQEVVDGQEEVVTPADRIDASRIVTLLLGLMVVTYLVLHFAQGGTLTLNTVNWSFLGLILLLVRNPFELIALTKNAASNVGEILLQFPLYAGILGLMEGSGLIQIFSEAIVAVSNPVTFGVLAFLAAGLVNFFVPSGGGQFAVQGPIMLSAGAELNVDPEITIMAVSYGDQWTNMIQPFWALPLLAIAGLKMRDLLGYTTIVLIASGLVFAATLLLVSL, encoded by the coding sequence ATGCGGCCCCTGAATAACCTGGTAGAACGGTTCATCCCGTCGGCGCTGGTCTTCTCGATTCTGCTGACCTTCATCGTTGTCATTCTCGCGCTGTTTCTGACTGATACTCCACCGACCGACCTCATGCTGCACTGGGGTGACGGCCTGGCCGGCCTGTTGGACTTCATCACGCAAATGGCCTTGATCTTACTCTTCGGCCATATTCTGGCCAACACAGGTCCGGTGCGGCGCGGTCTAGCGTTTCTCGGAAGTGTGCCGCAGAGTGAACTCTTTGCGTATGTGTTCGTTTTTCTTGTCGCGGCAATCGCCAGTCTCATCACCTGGGGATTGGGCCTCATTGTCGGAGCGCTGTTAGCTCGAGAAGTCGCCTATCAGGGTGCTCAACGTGGGCTGAAGCTGCACTTCCCAATGTTGGTAGCCTCGGGCTTCTGTGGATTCATTGTTTGGCACATGGGTTATTCGGCGTCCGGCCCACTGACCGCTGCCACCGAGGATTCCTTCATGGCTGAAGCATTGGGCGGCGAAACCATCCCGCTTAGTCAGACGGTCTTTTCGGGCTGGAACATGATAGCGGCTGCGGTCACTATCATCGTGGTCGCTCTGGCGCTGTATCTGATCGCACCCCGGAAGGGCGACCACATTATTGAGTTCACCGCCGACGCTCGCCAGGAAGTCGTTGATGGACAAGAAGAAGTTGTCACCCCCGCTGACCGCATCGACGCCAGTCGCATCGTCACTCTGTTACTTGGACTGATGGTGGTCACCTATCTGGTGCTGCACTTTGCTCAGGGTGGCACCCTGACACTCAACACGGTGAACTGGTCATTCCTTGGGCTCATTCTCCTGTTGGTGCGCAATCCCTTTGAACTGATCGCCTTGACGAAAAACGCAGCATCCAACGTGGGGGAGATCCTACTGCAATTCCCCCTGTATGCGGGCATTTTGGGACTCATGGAGGGATCCGGACTCATCCAGATCTTCTCCGAAGCTATCGTGGCTGTCTCCAATCCCGTCACCTTTGGGGTGTTGGCATTCCTAGCAGCTGGACTGGTGAACTTCTTCGTCCCCTCTGGCGGTGGACAATTCGCCGTCCAGGGCCCCATCATGCTCTCGGCCGGTGCTGAACTCAATGTCGATCCCGAAATCACCATCATGGCGGTGTCGTACGGTGACCAGTGGACGAACATGATCCAGCCGTTCTGGGCCCTTCCGTTGTTGGCCATCGCGGGGCTGAAGATGCGCGACCTACTCGGCTACACCACGATCGTGCTCATTGCTTCCGGACTCGTCTTCGCCGCGACTCTCTTATTGGTGTCCTTATGA